A region from the Canis lupus dingo isolate Sandy chromosome 9, ASM325472v2, whole genome shotgun sequence genome encodes:
- the LRRC26 gene encoding leucine-rich repeat-containing protein 26 yields the protein MRSPCFVSRWPPPMLLLLLSPWPVWSQWSATATSSGTPGLPHCPEACACAPGGQANCSGRALPAVPAGLSRGLRALLLDHNRVRALPPGAFAGADTLLRLDLRENGLRWVHARAFWSLGALQQLDLSANQLEALAPGTFSPLSALRSLSLAGNRLARLESAALGVLPLLNALDLRDNELAALAPGLLAGLPALHALHLRGNPWACGCALRPLCSWLRRHPRPAPEAETLLCVLPGRLTLSPLTALSDAAFSHCAQPLAPRDLAVVYALGPVSFLASLAACLALGSMLTACRTRRHCATALGWLKGPRDPGPGSPNA from the exons ATGCGGAGCCCCTGCTTTGTCTCGCGGTGGCCGCCACCgatgctgctcctgctgctgtcGCCGTGGCCAGTCTGGTCCCAGTGGTCCGCCACGGCCACCTCCTCGGGAACCCCCGGCCTCCCGCACTGCCCCGAGGCGTGCGCGTGCGCGCCTGGCGGCCAGGCCAACTGCTCGGGGCGCGCTCTGCCTGCCGTGCCCGCGGGCCTGAGCCGGGGCTTGCGCGCGCTGTTGTTAGACCATAACCGTGTGCGCGCGCTGCCGCCCGGCGCCTTCGCGGGCGCTGACACGCTGCTGCGCCTGGACCTGCGCGAGAATGGGCTGCGCTGGGTGCACGCGCGGGCCTTCTGGAGCTTGGGCGCCTTGCAGCAGCTCGACCTCAGCGCCAACCAGCTGGAAGCACTGGCGCCCGGCACCTTCTCGCCCCTGAGCGCACTGCGCTCCCTCTCGCTGGCCGGCAATCGGCTGGCGCGCCTAGAGTCAGCGGCGCTGGGCGTGCTCCCGCTGCTGAACGCGCTTGACCTGCGGGACAACGAGCTGGCGGCGCTGGCACCGGGCCTCCTGGCCGGCCTGCCCGCCCTGCACGCGCTGCACCTGCGAGGCAACCCCTGGGCCTGCGGCTGCGCGTTGCGCCCGCTCTGCTCCTGGCTGCGCAGGCACCCGAGGCCGGCGCCAG AGGCCGAGACGCTGCTCTGCGTGTTGCCAGGGCGCCTGACGCTCAGCCCCTTGACTGCCCTCTCGGACGCCGCCTTCAGCCACTGCGCGCAGCCGCTTGCTCCGAGGGACCTGGCCGTGGTCTACGCGCTCGGGCCAGTCTCCTTCCTCGCCAGCCTGGCCGCCTGCCTGgcgctgggctccatgctcaccgcCTGCCGCACGCGGCGCCACTGCGCTACTGCCCTGGGCTGGCTGAAGGGCCCGCGGGACCCCGGCCCTGGGAGCCCCAACGCCTAG